A window of the Helianthus annuus cultivar XRQ/B chromosome 4, HanXRQr2.0-SUNRISE, whole genome shotgun sequence genome harbors these coding sequences:
- the LOC110933655 gene encoding uncharacterized protein LOC110933655: MIEYFLTSHNIFGYVDGTIPCPEQKVTVEAATTNNRSYTPWISNDAHIRTLVISAISEDSYQHVQGKTSHEVWFSLERAYVPVTASHEFTLKNQRLRITQKGDEKLADYLCRAQEYATTPANIGEPVKDKVLVMLTLAGL, from the coding sequence ATGATTGAATATTTTCTTACCTCACATAATATTTTTGGTTATGTTGATGGAACTATTCCATGCCCGGAACAGAAAGTTACAGTTGAAGCCGCTACAACCAACAACCGTAGTTATACCCCGTGGATCTCCAACGATGCTCATATTCGGACCCTCGTCATATCCGCCATATCTGAAGATTCCTACCAACATGTTCAAGGTAAGACTTCTCATGAGGTTTGGTTCTCACTGGAACGGGCTTATGTGCCTGTCACTGCATCTCATGAATTTACTCTAAAAAATCAACGACTCAGAATAACTCAAAAAGGTGATGAAAAACTGGCAGACTACCTTTGTAGGGCACAAGAATATGCAACAACCCCGGCTAATATTGGAGAACCAGTAAAAGACAAAGTTCTCGTTATGTTAACTCTTGCAGGGCTTTGA